Proteins from a genomic interval of Quercus lobata isolate SW786 chromosome 11, ValleyOak3.0 Primary Assembly, whole genome shotgun sequence:
- the LOC115967526 gene encoding NADH dehydrogenase [ubiquinone] 1 beta subcomplex subunit 9, giving the protein MSLASTAGYAARRAAQRERVRILYRRALKDTLNWAVHRHLFYQDASELRERFEVHKHVEDPDTIDRMIEDGEAQYNKWRHPDPYIVPWAPGGSKFTRNPTPPSGIEIVYNFGREDHLEN; this is encoded by the exons atgagctTGGCATCAACAGCGGGGTACGCAGCTCGGAGAGCAGCACAGAGGGAGAGGGTTCGGATCCTCTACAGGCGAGCCCTCAAGGACACTCTCAACTGGGCCGTTCATCGCCATCTCTTCTATCAAGAT gctTCGGAGCTCCGGGAACGTTTCGAAGTCCACAAACACGTG GAAGACCCTGACACAATTGATAGAATGATAGAAGATGGTGAAGCACAGTACAATAAGTGGCGACACCCTGATCCTTACATTG TCCCTTGGGCTCCTGGTGGTTCCAAGTTCACTCGAAATCCAACTCCTCCATCTGGG ATTGAGATAGTATACAACTTTGGTCGGGAAGATCATCTAGAAAATTAG